One window of Medicago truncatula cultivar Jemalong A17 chromosome 2, MtrunA17r5.0-ANR, whole genome shotgun sequence genomic DNA carries:
- the LOC11434763 gene encoding protein NRT1/ PTR FAMILY 1.2, whose protein sequence is MDKELQLCSVDAADEEEMVSQQKPQRSKGGLVTMPFIIGNEALAKMASVGLLPNMILYLMGSYRLHLGISTQILLLSSAASNFTPVIGAFIADSYLGRFLGVGIGSSISFLGMSLLWLTAMIPAARPSACNHPSEGCESATPGQLAMLFSALILIAIGNGGITCSLAFGADQVNRKDNPNNYRVLEIFFSWYYAFITIAVIIALTGIVYIQDHLGWRIGFGVPAALMLISTVLFFLASPLYVKITQRTSLLTGFAQVSVAAYKNRKLSLPPKTSPEFYHHKKDSDLVIPTDKLRFLNKACVIKDHEQDIASDGSAINRWSLCTVDQVEELKAIIKVIPLWSTAITMSINIGGSFGLLQAKSLDRHIISSSNFEVPAGSFSVILIVAILIWIIIYDRVLIPLASKIRGKPVIISPKKRMGIGLFFNFLHLITAAIFETVRRKEAIKEGYLNDTHGVLKMSAMWLAPQLCLAGIAEMFNVIGQNEFYYKEFPKSMSSVAASLSGLAMGVGNLVSSLVLSIIESTTPSGGNEGWVSDNINKGHFDKYYWVIVGINALNLLYYLVCSWAYGPTVDEVSNVSKENGSKVEESTEFKHMNPHFDDKVSGETSSKEKELTEFKNGAQVEKVFKNSEQRDLKEEDL, encoded by the exons atggacaagGAACTTCAACTTTGTTCTGTTGATGCTgctgatgaagaagaaatggttTCTCAGCAAAAACCACAAAGAAGCAAGGGTGGTCTTGTCACCATGCCTTTTATCATTG GGAATGAAGCACTTGCTAAGATGGCAAGTGTGGGACTATTACCCAACATGATATTGTATTTGATGGGATCATACAGACTTCACCTTGGCATATCTACTCAGATACTTCTTTTATCCTCTGCAGCTAGCAATTTCACACCTGTGATTGGTGCTTTTATTGCAGATTCTTATCTTGGTCGCTTCTTAGGTGTCGGAATAGGTTCTTCTATCAGTTTCCTG GGAATGTCACTGTTGTGGTTAACAGCCATGATCCCGGCGGCACGGCCTTCTGCTTGCAACCATCCATCTGAAGGTTGTGAATCAGCAACACCAGGTCAATTGGCAATGTTATTCTCTGCCTTAATTCTGATAGCAATTGGAAATGGTGGTATTACATGTTCTTTAGCATTTGGTGCAGACCAAGTTAATAGAAAAGATAATCCCAATAACTATAGGGTTTTGGAAATATTCTTCAGTTGGTATTATGCTTTCATAACTATAGCTGTCATAATAGCTCTCACCGGAATAGTATATATCCAAGATCATCTTGGTTGGAGAATTGGTTTTGGTGTTCCAGCAGCACTCATGCTTATATCCACTGTCTTGTTCTTTCTTGCTTCTCCACTTTATGTGAAAATTACACAAAGAACCAGCTTGCTCACTGGTTTTGCACAAGTATCTGTTGCTGCCTATAAAAACAGAAAACTTTCATTGCCACCTAAAACATCTCCTGAATTTTACCATCACAAGAAAGACTCAGACCTTGTTATTCCAACTGATAAACTAAG GTTTCTAAATAAAGCTTGTGTTATTAAGGATCATGAACAAGATATAGCCTCAGATGGTTCAGCGATAAATCGTTGGAGTCTATGCACAGTAGATCAAGTTGAAGAACTAAAAGCCATTATTAAAGTTATTCCATTGTGGTCAACAGCGATCACAATGTCTATTAACATTGGAGGCTCATTTGGATTGCTGCAAGCTAAATCCTTAGACAGACATATCATTTCAAGTTCAAACTTTGAAGTACCAGCAGGATCTTTTTCTGTTATCTTGATAGTTGCAATATTAATATGGATAATTATCTATGATCGTGTTCTTATTCCTTTAGCATCAAAGATAAGAGGGAAGCCCGTAATTATCAGCCCAAAGAAAAGAATGGGAATTgggttgttttttaattttcttcactTGATAACTGCAGCAATTTTTGAGACTGTAAGGAGAAAGGAAGCAATCAAAGAAGGATATTTGAATGATACTCATGGAGTGTTGAAAATGTCTGCAATGTGGCTTGCACCTCAACTTTGTTTGGCTGGTATAGCAGAAATGTTCAATGTTATTGGCCAGAATGAGTTTTATTACAAAGAGTTTCCAAAGAGTATGTCTAGTGTTGCTGCTTCCCTTTCTGGATTGGCAATGGGTGTAGGAAACTTGGTATCCTCTTTAGTATTGAGCATTATAGAAAGCACTACTCCAAGTGGAGGAAATGAAGGGTGGGTTTCTGATAATATTAACAAAGGTCATTTCGACAAGTATTATTGGGTTATAGTTGGAATTAATGCTCTAAATCTATTGTATTACTTAGTATGCAGTTGGGCTTATGGACCTACAGTTGATGAAGTATCCAATGTGAGTAAAGAAAATGGTTCCAAAGTGGAAGAATCAACTGAATTCAAGCATATGAATCCACACTTTGATGACAAGGTTAGTGGTGAAACTAGTTCAAAGGAGAAAGAGTTAACTGAATTCAAGAATGGGGCCCAGGTTGAGAAAGTATTCAAGAATAGTGAACAAAGGGACTTGAAGGAGGAAGATTTGTGA
- the LOC11442001 gene encoding U3 small nucleolar RNA-associated protein 18 homolog produces MSLISQNARSRNETKREEDLKAKEVEDGQDYDVDTVEVKKRKLDGKEEHLAKEQVKEMKKLESFLFGSLYSPLEFGNGDDDEGEAMTAAKASNLFFTDRSADSGLTVYQEDSDFSDGSCGDDALRKKPVWVDEEEEKVTVNIAKVNRLRKLRKEEDENVISGSEYVSRLRAQHVKLNRGTDWAQLDSGSKMDGSSDDELTDDGNNVLVSRGYEDLDDILRTNEDLVVKSSSKLLPGHIEYSKLVDANIQDPSNGPINSVQFHRNGQLLLAAGLDRNLRFFQIDGKRNTKIQSIFLEDCPIRKASFLPDGSQVIISGRRKFFYSLDLVKARVDKIGPLLDREEKSIEVFEVSPDSKMIAFVGNEGHILLVSTKSKQLVGTLKMNGTARALAFTEDGQKLLSTGGDGHIYHWDLRTRTCMHKGVDEGCLNGTAICTSPVGTHFAAGSASGVVNIYNSEEFLGGKRKPIKTIDNLNTEVDFMKFNHDSQILAICSRAKNSSLKLIHIPSYTVFSNWPRSNASLHYPRCIDFSPGGGFMAVGNASGKVLLYKLHHYHHA; encoded by the coding sequence ATGAGTTTAATATCTCAAAATGCTCGCTCTAGAAATGAGACCAAAAGAGAGGAGGACCTTAAGGCAAAAGAAGTTGAAGATGGTCAAGATTATGATGTTGATACCGTAGAAGTGAAAAAGAGGAAGTTAGACGGAAAGGAAGAACATTTGGCAAAAGAACAAGTTAAAGAGATGAAAAAACTTGAGAGCTTTTTGTTTGGGTCTCTCTACTCCCCTCTTGAATTTGGAAATGGGGATGACGATGAAGGGGAAGCCATGACTGCTGCAAAGGCTTCCAATTTGTTCTTCACTGACCGTTCTGCTGATAGTGGCCTCACTGTTTACCAAGAAGATTCTGACTTCTCGGATGGAAGTTGTGGTGACGATGCTTTGCGAAAAAAGCCGGTTTGGGTGgatgaggaagaagagaaaGTCACTGTTAACATAGCCAAAGTTAACAGATTAAGGAAGTTAAGGAAGGAAGAGGACGAGAATGTGATATCTGGTTCAGAGTATGTGTCAAGATTGAGGGCTCAACATGTGAAGCTCAACCGAGGAACTGACTGGGCCCAGCTTGATTCAGGGTCAAAAATGGATGGATCTTCTGATGATGAATTGACAGATGATGGAAATAATGTTCTTGTGAGCCGAGGTTATGAGGATCTGGATGATATTCTCAGAACAAATGAAGACTTGGTTGTGAAGAGCAGCTCAAAATTGTTGCCAGGTCATATTGAATACTCGAAACTTGTAGATGCAAACATTCAGGATCCTTCTAATGGTCCCATTAATTCGGTTCAGTTCCATCGAAATGGTCAGCTGCTTCTTGCTGCTGGATTAGACCGGAATCTTAGATTCTTTCAAATCGATGGCAAACGGAACACCAAAATTCAAAGCATCTTCCTTGAAGATTGCCCCATTCGAAAAGCATCTTTCTTGCCCGATGGGTCTCAGGTGATAATATCTGGAAGAAGAAAGTTCTTTTATAGTCTTGATTTAGTTAAGGCTAGAGTTGATAAAATTGGTCCGCTGTTGGATAGGGAAGAGAAGAGTATTGAAGTTTTTGAGGTCTCTCCTGATTCCAAAATGATAGCCTTTGTGGGTAATGAAGGTCATATTTTACTggtttcaacaaaatcaaagcAATTAGTTGGTACTCTGAAGATGAACGGAACAGCCCGTGCGTTAGCTTTTACTGAAGATGGACAAAAGTTGTTGAGCACTGGTGGCGATGGCCATATTTACCATTGGGATCTGAGAACAAGGACTTGTATGCACAAAGGTGTAGATGAAGGCTGTTTAAACGGCACAGCCATTTGTACTTCTCCAGTAGGGACACATTTTGCAGCTGGTTCGGCCAGTGGAGTTGTGAATATTTACAATAGTGAGGAATTTCTCGGGGGAAAGAGAAAACCTATCAAGACCATTGATAACCTGAATACTGAAGTGGATTTCATGAAATTTAATCATGACTCTCAAATATTAGCAATCTGTTCAAGGGCAAAGAATAGTAGTTTGAAATTAATACATATACCATCCTACACTGTTTTCTCTAACTGGCCTCGTTCAAATGCGAGCCTGCATTATCCCCGTTGTATTGATTTTAGTCCAGGTGGTGGTTTTATGGCTGTAGGAAACGCATCAGGCAAAGTGTTACTCTATAAGTTGCATCATTATCACCATGCCTAA
- the LOC11442002 gene encoding protein NRT1/ PTR FAMILY 1.2 — MDKELQLCSVDDDEMVSQQPQRRKGGLITMPFIIANEALARMASLGLLPNMILYFMGSYRLHLAKATQILLLSSAASNFTPVVGAFIADSYLGRFLGVGLGSFVSFLGMGMLWLTAMIPAARPPPCNNPTKGCKSATTGQMAMLLSAFGLMSIGNGGLSCSIAFGADQVNRKDNPNNHRVLEIFFSWYYAFTTISIILALTVIVYIQEHLGWKIGFGVPAALMLLSTICFFLASPLYVKITKRTSLITGFAQVTTAAYKNRKLQLPPKNSPQFYHHKKDSDLDLVIPTDKLRFLNKACVIKDHEKDIASDGSAINPWRLCTVDQVEELKALVRVIPLWSTGIMMSLNIGGSFGLLQAKSLDRHITSNFEVPAGSFSVIMVGSIFIWIVLYDRVLIPLASKLRGKPVRISPKIRMGIGLFLNFLHLVTAAAFESIRRKKAIQAGFLNDTHGVLKMSALWLAPQLCLGGISEAFNAIGQNEFYYKEFPRTMSSISASLCGLGMAAGNLVSSFVFNTIENVTSRGGKEGWISDNINKGRYDKYYMVIAGVSALNLLYFLVCSWAYGPTVDQVSKVSDENDSKEKDSTEFKKVNPLFDETSSNGKELTEIKNGGQAEKVFKISEENGSKEEELTKD, encoded by the exons atggaCAAGGAACTTCAACTTTGTTCTGTTGACGATGATGAAATGGTTTCTCAACAACCTCAAAGACGCAAGGGTGGTCTTATCACCATGCCTTTCATCATTG CTAATGAGGCACTTGCAAGGATGGCAAGTTTGGGACTATTGCCCAATATGATATTGTATTTCATGGGAAGTTACAGGCTTCATCTTGCCAAAGCTACTCAGATTCTTCTCTTATCCTCTGCAGCTAGCAATTTCACACCTGTGGTTGGTGCTTTTATTGCAGATTCTTATCTCGGTCGGTTCCTCGGTGTTGGATTAGGTTCATTTGTCAGCTTCCTG GGAATGGGAATGTTGTGGTTAACAGCCATGATCCCAGCGGCACGGCCGCCTCCGTGCAACAATCCAACAAAAGGCTGTAAATCAGCAACAACAGGTCAAATGGCAATGTTACTCTCCGCCTTTGGTCTCATGTCAATAGGAAATGGTGGTCTTTCATGTTCCATAGCATTTGGTGCAGACCAAGTGAATAGAAAAGATAATCCCAATAATCATAGGGTTTTGGAAATATTCTTCAGTTGGTATTATGCTTTCACAACTATTTCTATCATACTAGCTCTCACTGTAATTGTATATATCCAAGAGCATCTTGGTTGGAAAATTGGTTTTGGTGTTCCAGCAGCACTCATGCTTTTATCTACTATCTGTTTCTTTCTTGCTTCTCCTCTTTATGTCAAGATCACAAAAAGAACCAGCTTGATTACTGGTTTTGCACAAGTCACTACTGCTGCTTATAAGAAcagaaaacttcaattaccacCTAAGAACTCACCTCAATTTTACCATCACAAAAAGGACTCAGATCTTGATCTTGTTATTCCAACTGATAAACTAAG gTTTCTGAACAAAGCTTGTGTTATTAAGGATCATGAAAAAGATATAGCCTCAGATGGTTCAGCAATAAATCCTTGGAGACTCTGCACAGTAGATCAAGTAGAAGAACTAAAAGCCCTTGTTAGAGTTATTCCATTATGGTCTACAGGGATCATGATGTCTCTTAACATTGGTGGATCATTTGGATTGCTGCAAGCTAAATCCTTAGACAGACATATCACCTCAAACTTTGAAGTACCAGCAGGATCTTTTAGTGTTATCATGGTAGGTTCAATATTTATATGGATAGTACTCTACGACCGTGTTCTTATTCCTCTAGCATCAAAGCTAAGAGGGAAACCAGTTAGGATCAGTCCAAAGATAAGAATGGGAATTGggttgtttttaaattttctccACTTGGTAACTGCAGCTGCTTTTGAGAGTATAAGGAGAAAAAAAGCAATTCAGGCAGGATTTTTGAATGATACTCATGGCGTGTTGAAAATGTCTGCATTGTGGCTTGCACCTCAACTTTGTTTGGGTGGTATAAGCGAAGCATTCAATGCTATTGGCCAAAATGAATTCTATTACAAAGAGTTTCCGAGGACTATGTCTAGTATTTCTGCTTCCCTTTGTGGATTGGGAATGGCTGCAGGAAACTTGGTATCTTCTTTTGTATTCAACACTATAGAAAACGTTACTTCGAGAGGAGGAAAAGAAGGGTGGATTTCTGATAATATTAACAAGGGTCGTTACGACAAGTACTATATGGTTATAGCTGGAGTTAGTGCTCTTAATTTGCTGTATTTTTTAGTTTGCAGTTGGGCTTATGGACCTACAGTTGATCAAGTATCTAAGGTGAGCGACGAAAATGATTCCAAGGAGAAAGATTCAACTGAATTCAAGAAGGTGAATCCACTATTTGATGAAACTAGTTCAAATGGGAAAGAGTTAACAGAAATCAAGAATGGTGGTCAGGCTGAGAAAGTATTCAAGATTAGTGAAGAAAATGGATCAAAGGAGGAAGAGTTAACCAAGGATTAA
- the LOC11442003 gene encoding protein NRT1/ PTR FAMILY 1.2, with amino-acid sequence MEKELLEGADPVHDELIHDDKKRRKGGFITMPFIIANEALAKLASVGLIPNMILYLTEDYRIRVVKATKIMFLWLAATNFSPSVAAFVADSYMGRFLAIGLGSILSFLGMAVMWLTAMIPQARPPSCNHHSTENCQSATSSQIAIIFSCFALISIGGGGISCSLSFGADQLSKKTDPKNQRVLESFISWYIASQAIAVVFSMTAIIYIQDHLGWKLGFGVPAAVMFLSTLLFFLVSSRYVKNKPHSSMLSGFAQVIVVSYKNRNLSLPPKDSVGMYHQNNDSTLVAPTDRLRFLNKACIIKDKEKDIASDGSASKRWNLCTIDQVEELKAIIKIIPIWSSSIMVSVSSSQSSYHLLQAQTMDRHITSNFEIPAGSFGVFIMLAVFITAGVYDRIFLPLASKIRGKQVTISAKKRIGIGIFFSILDLVVSAIVETIRRKKAIQEGYIDNPKAVLNMSAMWLIPHNILCGMSEAFNAIGQSEFYYSQFPSSMSSIAASLFTLGSAFGNLLASLIVSIVDDITSRGGKESWVSDNVNKGRYDKYYWLLTIMSILNIMYYLICSWTYGPSDVEATSEKEERLTIRASRVHHEKEAS; translated from the exons ATGGAGAAGGAGTTATTGGAAGGAGCAGATCCAGTTCATGATGAACTCATTCATGACGACAAAAAAAGACGCAAGGGTGGCTTCATTACCATGCCTTTCATCATAG CAAATGAGGCATTAGCTAAGCTGGCTAGTGTTGGGCTTATACCAAACATGATATTGTATTTGACTGAAGATTACAGGATAAGAGTAGTGAAAGCAACAAAAATTATGTTCTTATGGTTAGCAGCTACTAATTTCAGTCCTTCTGTGGCTGCTTTTGTGGCTGATTCTTATATGGGTCGCTTTCTTGCTATTGGTTTAGGTTCAATTCTCAGTTTTCTG GGAATGGCAGTGATGTGGTTAACAGCCATGATTCCACAGGCAAGGCCACCCTCTTGCAATCATCACTCAACAGAAAACTGCCAATCTGCAACTTCGTCTCAAATAGCTATAATATTCTCTTGTTTTGCTCTCATATCCATTGGAGGAGGTGGAATTTCATGTTCCTTATCATTTGGTGCCGATCAACTCAGCAAAAAAACTGATCCTAAGAATCAAAGGGTGTTGGAAAGCTTCATAAGTTGGTACATAGCTTCTCAAGCTATTGCTGTAGTTTTTTCCATGACAGCGATAATCTATATCCAAGATCATCTTGGTTGGAAACTAGGTTTTGGTGTTCCAGCTGCCGTTATGTTCTTGTCAACTTTGTTGTTCTTCCTTGTTTCGTCGCGTTATGTCAAGAACAAACCACATAGCAGCATGCTTAGTGGCTTTGCTCAAGTAATAGTTGTTTCCTATAAGAACAGAAATCTCTCACTTCCACCTAAGGATTCAGTTGGAATGTATCACCAAAACAACGACTCAACCCTTGTTGCTCCGACTGATAGATTAAG GTTTCTGAATAAAGCCTGCATCATCAAAgacaaagaaaaagatatagCCTCTGATGGATCAGCCTCAAAGAGATGGAATCTATGTACAATAGATCAAGTTGAAGAGCTAAAAGccatcatcaaaatcattccCATTTGGTCTTCAAGTATCATGGTGTCAGTTAGCAGTAGCCAGTCCTCATATCATTTGCTACAAGCCCAAACCATGGACAGACACATCACTTCAAACTTTGAAATTCCAGCAGGATCGTTCGGTGTCTTCATAATGTTGGCAGTGTTCATAACTGCAGGCGTTTACGACCGTATCTTCCTTCCTCTCGCGTCAAAGATAAGAGGAAAACAAGTTACTATCAGTGCCAAAAAAAGAATAGgaattggaatttttttctcCATTCTAGACTTGGTAGTTTCAGCAATTGTGGAAACTATAAGGAGAAAAAAAGCAATTCAAGAAGGATATATTGATAATCCAAAAGCAGTTTTAAACATGTCTGCAATGTGGCTTATTCCACATAATATCCTCTGTGGAATGTCAGAAGCATTTAATGCAATAGGACAATCAGAATTCTATTACTCTCAGTTTCCAAGCAGCATGTCAAGCATTGCGGCGTCGCTGTTCACCTTAGGATCTGCTTTTGGAAACCTACTTGCTTCTCTTATAGTCAGCATTGTTGATGACATTACTTCAAGAGGGGGAAAAGAGAGTTGGGTCTCGGATAATGTTAACAAGGGTCGTTATGATAAGTATTATTGGCTTCTTACGATAATGAGTATTCTTAATATAATGTACTATTTGATTTGTAGTTGGACTTATGGACCAAGTGATGTTGAAGCTACATCAGAGAAGGAGGAACGGTTAACTATACGAGCGAGTCGCGTTCATCATGAAAAAGAGGCCTCTTAG
- the LOC11431445 gene encoding protein PLANT CADMIUM RESISTANCE 8 yields the protein MQTTEEQKTQQKEPVVGSRYSANTIQQVVGSPWSTGLFDCHENQTNAIMTAFLPCVTFGQIAEVLDGGELSCHLGSFIYLLMMPALCTQWIMGSKYRTKLRKKYDLVEAPHTDVISHIFCPCCSLCQEFRELKIRGLDPALGWNGILALQHSKHQSDPTLNNPPSTQFMSK from the exons aTGCAGACCACTGAGGAGCAGAAGACTCAACAGAAGGAACCTGTTGTTGGCTCAAGGTATTCAGCTAATACAATTCAGCAAGTAGTTGGGAGTCCATGGAGTACTGGACTATTTGACTGTCATGAGAACCAAACAAATG CTATTATGACAGCATTTTTGCCTTGTGTAACATTTGGACAGATAGCAGAAGTATTGGATGGTGGAGAACTTA GTTGTCATCTGGGAAGTTTCATTTACTTGCTAATGATGCCTGCTTTGTGCACTCAATGGATTATGGGGTCAAAGTACAGAACAAAGCTAAGGAAGAAGTATGATTTGGTGGAAGCTCCACATACTGATGTGATTTCTCACATCTTTTGTCCTTGTTGTTCCCTATGTCAAGAGTTCAGAGAACTCAAAATTAGAGGACTTGACCCTGCTCTTG GGTGGAATGGAATTCTTGCACTACAGCATTCAAAACATCAAAGTGATCCAACATTGAACAATCCTCCTTCAACTCAATTCATGTCTAAGTGA